The Daucus carota subsp. sativus chromosome 2, DH1 v3.0, whole genome shotgun sequence genome includes a window with the following:
- the LOC108209982 gene encoding uncharacterized protein LOC108209982 has translation MKKESHNTSEMQHSTHVSHDSQSGQQHNPVEAPAADSGSVSISSNDNRRVTREDIELVQNLIERCLQLYMNRDEVVKTLLNRARIDPGFTTLVWQKLEEENADFFRAYYIRLKLKKQITLFNHLLEHQFHIMKYSMPPEVSLAPIQNGIHPMPVNNLPMGYPVLHQHPIPGSGQHHLDAMEMSACHVANGVPAPGNFHPMRMNSGNNMVLGNSAADNTPGIPPQSAMSSLSEMAVSPTSVASSGHFPFTASEISGMGVDTSALDSAFTSDVANSVGLQLAQDNGEGNSRDSLRSLAQIPWSFSLSDLTADLSNLGDLGALGNYPGSPFLPSDSDILLDSAEQDDIEEFLVDSIPGPPAQSDDEKS, from the exons ATGAAGAAA GAATCACATAACACATCAGAGATGCAACACTCAACTCATGTATCACATGATTCTCAAAGTGGCCAACAACATAATCCAGTGGAGGCTCCTGCAGCAGATTCCGGCTCAGTTTCTATATCGAGTAATGACAACAGAAGAGTTACTCGTGAGGATATAGAACTT GTTCAAAATTTGATCGAACGGTGTCTGCAATTATATATGAACCGAGATGAGGTTGTAAAGACTTTATTGAATCGTGCAAGGATAGATCCTGGATTTACAACTTTAG TTTGGCAGAAGTTGGAAGAGGAAAATGCTGATTTTTTCAGGGCTTATTACATAAGGCTTAAGCTGAAGAAACAAATTACTTTATTCAACCATTTGCTGGAGCATCAATTTCATATTATGAAGTATTCTATGCCACCAGAAGTTTCTCTTGCTCCTATACAGAATGGCATTCATCCCATGCCAG TTAACAATTTACCAATGGGATACCCTGTCCTACATCAACATCCAATTCCTGGTTCTGGTCAGCATCATCTCGACGCCATGGAAATGTCTGCTTGTCATGTGGCCAATGGGGTACCTGCACCTGGGAACTTCCATCCTATGCGGATGAATTCTGGGAACAA TATGGTGTTGGGGAACAGTGCTGCTGATAATACACCAGGTATACCACCTCAGAGTGCCATGTCATCCTTGTCAGAAATGGCTGTTAGTCCGACCTCAGTAGCGTCCAGTGGTCATTTTCCCTTCACAGCCTCTGAAATATCAGGAATGGGTGTAGATACATCAGCGCTTGATTCTGCATTTACGTCAGACGTGGCAAATTCAGTAGGATTGCAACTTGCACAGGATAATGGGGAAGGGAATTCTAGAGACTCACTGAGATCTTTGGCTCAGATCCCTTGGAGTTTTAGCCTTTCAGATTTAACAGCAGATTTATCAAACTTGGGAG ACCTAGGAGCTCTTGGGAATTATCCGGGGTCCCCTTTCTTGCCCTCTGATTCGGATATATTACTTGATTCTGCTGAACAAGATGATATAG AGGAGTTCTTGGTTGATTCTATTCCCGGCCCACCAGCCCAATCTGATGACGAGAAGTCTTAG
- the LOC108209981 gene encoding long chain acyl-CoA synthetase 5 isoform X1 yields the protein MAQKRFVVEVEEAKEAGGGRPLMGPVYRNVLAKDGFRPPAIGIESCWDMFRVSAEKYPENQMLGQREIVKGEAGKYAWLTYKQVYDMVLQVGASIRVRGAHQGARCGIYGPNCTKWVISMQACNAYGLYCVPLYDTLGSGAVEYIICHAEISIVFADETKLPELLKTLPSVSKHLKTLVSFGKITSEQKAIAHSFALPLFSWDEFLLLGIGKEFELPAKKKSDVCTIMYTSGTTGDPKGVMITNESIIWLISGVNHHLGSINAEFTEKDVYLSYLPLAHIFDRVMEEQIIFSGASIGFWQGNIKLLMNDVKELKPSIFCAVPRVLDKIYSGLVEKISSGGLIKKSLFNIAYSYKLENMRRGYKHGAAAPIFDKIVFSKVKEGLGGNMRLILSGAAPLSTAVETFLRVVTCADVLQGYGLTETCGGSFVQQLHQVAMIGTVGPPLPSIDVCLESVPDMGYDALAAATPRGEICIRGRTLFSGYYKRQDLTQEVMNHDGWFHTGDIGEWQPDGSMKIIDRKKNIFKLSQGEYVSVENLENIYSLVSGIDAICIHGNSYESFLVAVANPNKEVLESWAHQNGVAGDFSTICDNPLAKAYLLGELTKIAKQNKLKGFEMIKAVHLDPVPFDMERGLLTPTFKKKRGQFLKYYQNVIDEMYTRAR from the exons ATGGCGCAGAAGAGGTTTGTGGTTGAGGTGGAGGAGGCAAAAGAAGCAGGCGGCGGAAGGCCGTTGATGGGACCGGTTTACCGCAACGTGTTGGCGAAAGATGGATTCCGGCCACCAGCGATCGGGATTGAGAGCTGTTGGGATATGTTCCG AGTTTCTGCTGAAAAGTACCCGGAAAACCAAATGCTTGGGCAGAGAGAGATTGTCAAGGGAGAG GCAGGAAAGTACGCGTGGTTAACTTACAAGCAAGTGTACGACATGGTTTTACAGGTTGGAGCCTCCATCCGCGTGCGTGGGGCTCACCAG GGTGCACGATGTGGTATTTACGGACCTAACTGCACCAAATGGGTTATTAGCATGCag GCATGCAATGCTTATGGCCTTTACTGTGTCCCTCTCTATGACACTCTCGGCTCGGGTGCTGTGGAATATATTATATGTCATGCAGAGATTTCCATTGTTTTTGCCGACGAAACCAAACTTCCTGAG CTTCTGAAAACACTTCCCAGCGTGTCAAAACACTTGAAAA CTCTAGTAAGCTTTGGCAAGATAACGTCCGAGCAAAAGGCGATCGCTCATAGCTTTGCTCTGCCACTTTTTTCTTGGGATGAATTTTTGCTTCTG GGAATAGGTAAGGAGTTTGAGCTACCagcaaagaagaaaagtgatgTATGTACGATTATGTATACAAGTGGAACAACCGGGGACCCCAAAGGAGTGATGATCACCAATGAAAGCATTATCTGGCTTATATCTGGAGTTAATCACCATCTAGGGAGCATAAATGCAGAG TTTACAGAAAAGGATGTGTAtttgtcatatcttcctttagCACATATATTTGATCGGGTGATGGAGGAACAGATCATATTTTCTGGTGCCTCCATAGGATTTTGGCAAGGG AACATCAAACTACTTATGAATGATGTGAAAGAACTAAAACCGTCCATCTTTTGTGCTGTACCACGGGTGTTGGACAAGATATATTCAG GTCTGGTAGAGAAGATTTCTTCAGGGGGTCTCATCAAAAAATCATTGTTCAATATTGCTTATTCTTA CAAACTTGAAAACATGAGGAGAGGGTATAAACATGGAGCGGCAGCTCCAATATTTGACAAGATTGTGTTTAGTAAG GTCAAGGAAGGTTTAGGAGGAAATATGCGGCTGATTCTTTCGGGAGCAGCTCCACTATCCACTGCTGTAGAGACCTTTTTAAGAGTAGTCACTTGTGCTGATGTTCTCCAAGGATATGGCTTGACGGAAACCTGCGGGGGTTCATTTGTCCAACAGCTGCACCAAGTTGCCATGATTGGCACCGTGGGTCCCCCACTGCCATCCATTGATGTGTGCCTAGAATCTGTTCCTGATATGGGCTATGATGCTCTGGCAGCGGCTACTCCACGTGGAGAAATATGCATACGGGGAAGGACTTTGTTCTCCGGTTACTACAAACGTCAGGACCTCACACAGGAGGTGATGAATCATGATGGCTGGTTCCACACAG GGGATATCGGTGAGTGGCAACCTGATGGAAGCATGAAAATTATTGACCGCAAGAAAAACATATTTAAGCTTTCTCAAGGAGAATATGTTTCCGTTGAGAATCTGGAGAACATTTATTCCCTTGTTTCTGGCATTGATGCA ATCTGCATCCATGGCAACAGCTACGAGTCTTTTCTTGTTGCTGTTGCTAACCCCAACAAAGAGGTGCTCGAGTCATGGGCTCACCAGAATGGAGTTGCTGGAGACTTTAGCACCATCTGCGACAATCCCCTAGCAAAAGCATATCTTCTTGGAGAGCTTACGAAGATTGCCAAACAAAACAAG TTGAAAGGCTTCGAGATGATTAAAGCTGTGCATCTCGATCCTGTACCATTTGACATGGAACGCGGTCTCTTGACACCAACtttcaagaaaaagaggggCCAATTTCTCAAATACTACCAG AATGTCATTGACGAAATGTACACAAGAGCAAGATGA
- the LOC108209981 gene encoding long chain acyl-CoA synthetase 5 isoform X2, which yields MAQKRFVVEVEEAKEAGGGRPLMGPVYRNVLAKDGFRPPAIGIESCWDMFRVSAEKYPENQMLGQREIVKGEAGKYAWLTYKQVYDMVLQVGASIRVRGAHQGARCGIYGPNCTKWVISMQACNAYGLYCVPLYDTLGSGAVEYIICHAEISIVFADETKLPELLKTLPSVSKHLKTLVSFGKITSEQKAIAHSFALPLFSWDEFLLLGIGKEFELPAKKKSDVCTIMYTSGTTGDPKGVMITNESIIWLISGVNHHLGSINAENIKLLMNDVKELKPSIFCAVPRVLDKIYSGLVEKISSGGLIKKSLFNIAYSYKLENMRRGYKHGAAAPIFDKIVFSKVKEGLGGNMRLILSGAAPLSTAVETFLRVVTCADVLQGYGLTETCGGSFVQQLHQVAMIGTVGPPLPSIDVCLESVPDMGYDALAAATPRGEICIRGRTLFSGYYKRQDLTQEVMNHDGWFHTGDIGEWQPDGSMKIIDRKKNIFKLSQGEYVSVENLENIYSLVSGIDAICIHGNSYESFLVAVANPNKEVLESWAHQNGVAGDFSTICDNPLAKAYLLGELTKIAKQNKLKGFEMIKAVHLDPVPFDMERGLLTPTFKKKRGQFLKYYQNVIDEMYTRAR from the exons ATGGCGCAGAAGAGGTTTGTGGTTGAGGTGGAGGAGGCAAAAGAAGCAGGCGGCGGAAGGCCGTTGATGGGACCGGTTTACCGCAACGTGTTGGCGAAAGATGGATTCCGGCCACCAGCGATCGGGATTGAGAGCTGTTGGGATATGTTCCG AGTTTCTGCTGAAAAGTACCCGGAAAACCAAATGCTTGGGCAGAGAGAGATTGTCAAGGGAGAG GCAGGAAAGTACGCGTGGTTAACTTACAAGCAAGTGTACGACATGGTTTTACAGGTTGGAGCCTCCATCCGCGTGCGTGGGGCTCACCAG GGTGCACGATGTGGTATTTACGGACCTAACTGCACCAAATGGGTTATTAGCATGCag GCATGCAATGCTTATGGCCTTTACTGTGTCCCTCTCTATGACACTCTCGGCTCGGGTGCTGTGGAATATATTATATGTCATGCAGAGATTTCCATTGTTTTTGCCGACGAAACCAAACTTCCTGAG CTTCTGAAAACACTTCCCAGCGTGTCAAAACACTTGAAAA CTCTAGTAAGCTTTGGCAAGATAACGTCCGAGCAAAAGGCGATCGCTCATAGCTTTGCTCTGCCACTTTTTTCTTGGGATGAATTTTTGCTTCTG GGAATAGGTAAGGAGTTTGAGCTACCagcaaagaagaaaagtgatgTATGTACGATTATGTATACAAGTGGAACAACCGGGGACCCCAAAGGAGTGATGATCACCAATGAAAGCATTATCTGGCTTATATCTGGAGTTAATCACCATCTAGGGAGCATAAATGCAGAG AACATCAAACTACTTATGAATGATGTGAAAGAACTAAAACCGTCCATCTTTTGTGCTGTACCACGGGTGTTGGACAAGATATATTCAG GTCTGGTAGAGAAGATTTCTTCAGGGGGTCTCATCAAAAAATCATTGTTCAATATTGCTTATTCTTA CAAACTTGAAAACATGAGGAGAGGGTATAAACATGGAGCGGCAGCTCCAATATTTGACAAGATTGTGTTTAGTAAG GTCAAGGAAGGTTTAGGAGGAAATATGCGGCTGATTCTTTCGGGAGCAGCTCCACTATCCACTGCTGTAGAGACCTTTTTAAGAGTAGTCACTTGTGCTGATGTTCTCCAAGGATATGGCTTGACGGAAACCTGCGGGGGTTCATTTGTCCAACAGCTGCACCAAGTTGCCATGATTGGCACCGTGGGTCCCCCACTGCCATCCATTGATGTGTGCCTAGAATCTGTTCCTGATATGGGCTATGATGCTCTGGCAGCGGCTACTCCACGTGGAGAAATATGCATACGGGGAAGGACTTTGTTCTCCGGTTACTACAAACGTCAGGACCTCACACAGGAGGTGATGAATCATGATGGCTGGTTCCACACAG GGGATATCGGTGAGTGGCAACCTGATGGAAGCATGAAAATTATTGACCGCAAGAAAAACATATTTAAGCTTTCTCAAGGAGAATATGTTTCCGTTGAGAATCTGGAGAACATTTATTCCCTTGTTTCTGGCATTGATGCA ATCTGCATCCATGGCAACAGCTACGAGTCTTTTCTTGTTGCTGTTGCTAACCCCAACAAAGAGGTGCTCGAGTCATGGGCTCACCAGAATGGAGTTGCTGGAGACTTTAGCACCATCTGCGACAATCCCCTAGCAAAAGCATATCTTCTTGGAGAGCTTACGAAGATTGCCAAACAAAACAAG TTGAAAGGCTTCGAGATGATTAAAGCTGTGCATCTCGATCCTGTACCATTTGACATGGAACGCGGTCTCTTGACACCAACtttcaagaaaaagaggggCCAATTTCTCAAATACTACCAG AATGTCATTGACGAAATGTACACAAGAGCAAGATGA